Proteins encoded by one window of Deinococcus radiodurans R1 = ATCC 13939 = DSM 20539:
- the rpmF gene encoding 50S ribosomal protein L32, translated as MAKHPVPKKKTSKSKRDMRRSHHALTAPNLTECPQCHGKKLSHHICPNCGYYDGRQVLAV; from the coding sequence ATGGCCAAACACCCCGTTCCCAAGAAGAAGACCAGCAAGAGCAAGCGCGACATGCGCCGCAGCCACCACGCGCTGACCGCCCCCAACCTGACCGAGTGCCCCCAGTGCCACGGCAAGAAGCTCTCGCACCACATCTGCCCCAACTGCGGCTATTACGATGGCCGTCAGGTGCTCGCGGTCTAA
- a CDS encoding DUF4126 domain-containing protein — translation MELFSGLLSALGLSGAAGLNAYIPLLIVGALDHFGFMHLGAPFDIISNPYFMVLVGLLGVLDFVGDKIPGVDHALHVAGTVINTGAGAVLAASQMGVADVPPAVSAVLGLLVAGGVHATRSALRPVSTATTAGLGNPVISAAEDAGSLTLSVLAVFAPLLAVLGLAGFGVLAFKLYNRVRPRRQRI, via the coding sequence ATGGAACTGTTCTCCGGTTTGCTTTCGGCGCTGGGCCTGTCGGGTGCGGCGGGGCTGAACGCCTACATTCCGCTGCTGATCGTGGGGGCACTCGACCACTTCGGCTTTATGCACCTGGGTGCGCCCTTCGACATCATCTCGAACCCTTATTTCATGGTGCTGGTCGGGCTGCTCGGCGTGCTCGATTTTGTCGGTGACAAGATTCCCGGCGTAGACCACGCGCTCCACGTCGCGGGCACCGTCATCAACACCGGGGCCGGAGCGGTGCTCGCCGCCTCGCAGATGGGCGTGGCCGACGTGCCCCCGGCGGTCAGCGCCGTGCTCGGCCTACTGGTCGCGGGCGGGGTCCACGCCACCCGCAGCGCCTTGCGCCCCGTCTCCACCGCCACCACGGCGGGCCTCGGCAATCCGGTCATCAGCGCCGCCGAGGACGCGGGCAGCCTCACGCTGAGCGTCCTCGCCGTCTTTGCGCCGCTGCTGGCTGTGCTGGGCCTCGCGGGCTTCGGCGTGCTGGCCTTCAAGCTCTACAATCGGGTCAGGCCCCGTCGCCAGCGCATCTGA
- a CDS encoding UBP-type zinc finger domain-containing protein, whose protein sequence is MCGAGRLVGAPARVHDCGHTGCCDSSPNRHATAHAQSSAHPVIRSLEPGEAWAYCYVHDRTAPR, encoded by the coding sequence ATGTGTGGCGCAGGGCGACTCGTGGGTGCACCTGCGCGTGTGCATGACTGCGGCCACACCGGCTGCTGCGATTCCTCGCCCAACAGGCACGCCACCGCCCACGCCCAGTCCAGCGCGCACCCGGTGATCCGCAGCCTGGAACCGGGCGAGGCCTGGGCCTACTGCTATGTTCACGACCGCACAGCTCCCCGCTGA
- a CDS encoding cation:proton antiporter yields MRVSWFLLLLPFVLTSALAATSAASHASGPPAFMGQLTLLLLVAGATAFASFRLGLVPIIGFLFAGVLAGPSALGIIDDPALIGAASEIGVMLLLFTIGIEFSLDKLARIFRLIFVGGGLQVLLTVAAVTGVLLAFGVSLPNAVFTGFLLSLSSTAIVTKILESRGGVGSPTGQASLGILIFQDLAVVVMVLLVPMLAGQGGGAGGLVVALLKAGGIVAAVLLLARRVVPKLLEVVARTCSQEIFLLSTLSLCFATAYLTSLAGVSLALGAFLAGLLVSESRFGQQAFGEILPLQILFSAAFFLSVGLQLDLGFLWTHLPLVLGAVAVFAVLKALAAALSVRLLGFPLATAAATGWLLAQVGEFSFVLESSGRALGLSPAGLGETGTQTFIAATVLLMALTPVMATLGERLGALGRARPAPTAAPAEAPTRAEPNPEAPLAHLSGHVLVAGFGDHARRLVKGLAAQQVPFGVLTLSPDGAAQVTAHGYPVLIGDYARAGLLGDAGLASARALVVLDDVPEMTARVIGVARTLNPELTIVAHTDEPGEIATLRGVGATHVLTSTDAVARGVLGL; encoded by the coding sequence ATGCGCGTTTCCTGGTTTCTGCTGCTGCTGCCCTTTGTGTTGACCTCTGCTCTGGCGGCCACGTCCGCTGCAAGTCATGCCAGCGGCCCGCCCGCCTTCATGGGGCAACTGACCCTGCTGCTGCTCGTGGCAGGAGCCACGGCCTTCGCATCGTTCCGGCTGGGACTGGTGCCCATCATCGGGTTTCTGTTCGCGGGGGTGCTGGCCGGGCCGTCGGCGCTGGGCATCATCGACGACCCGGCCCTGATCGGCGCGGCATCCGAGATCGGGGTGATGCTGCTGCTCTTTACCATCGGCATCGAGTTCAGCCTGGACAAACTCGCCCGCATCTTCCGGCTGATTTTCGTGGGGGGCGGCCTTCAGGTGCTCCTGACGGTCGCAGCGGTCACGGGCGTGCTGCTGGCCTTCGGGGTCAGCCTGCCCAACGCCGTGTTCACGGGTTTTCTGCTCAGCCTGTCGAGCACCGCCATCGTCACCAAGATTCTGGAGTCGCGCGGCGGGGTGGGGTCGCCGACCGGGCAGGCCAGCCTGGGCATCCTGATCTTTCAGGATCTGGCGGTGGTGGTCATGGTGCTGCTGGTGCCCATGCTCGCCGGACAGGGCGGCGGGGCGGGCGGCCTGGTCGTGGCGCTGCTCAAGGCCGGGGGAATCGTGGCGGCGGTGCTGCTGCTGGCGCGGCGGGTCGTGCCGAAACTGCTGGAGGTGGTGGCCCGCACCTGCTCGCAGGAGATTTTTCTGCTCAGCACACTGTCGCTGTGTTTCGCCACGGCGTACCTGACCAGTCTGGCCGGGGTCAGCCTGGCGCTCGGGGCCTTCCTGGCCGGGCTCCTCGTCAGCGAGAGCCGTTTCGGGCAGCAGGCCTTCGGAGAAATCCTGCCCCTACAGATCCTGTTCAGCGCGGCGTTTTTCCTGTCGGTGGGCTTGCAGCTCGACCTGGGTTTCCTGTGGACGCACCTGCCCCTGGTGCTGGGAGCCGTGGCCGTCTTCGCCGTGCTCAAGGCGCTCGCGGCGGCCCTCAGTGTGCGGCTGCTGGGGTTCCCGCTGGCGACCGCCGCCGCGACCGGCTGGCTGCTGGCGCAGGTCGGCGAGTTCTCGTTCGTGCTGGAGAGCAGCGGGCGGGCGCTGGGCCTCAGTCCGGCCGGTCTGGGCGAGACGGGCACCCAGACCTTCATCGCCGCGACGGTGCTGCTCATGGCCCTCACGCCGGTCATGGCGACCCTGGGCGAACGCCTGGGTGCCCTGGGCCGCGCGCGCCCCGCACCTACCGCCGCGCCCGCCGAAGCTCCCACCCGGGCCGAGCCCAACCCCGAGGCCCCGCTGGCGCACCTGAGCGGGCACGTGCTGGTGGCAGGTTTCGGGGACCACGCGCGGCGGCTGGTCAAGGGGCTGGCGGCGCAGCAGGTCCCGTTCGGGGTGCTGACCCTCAGTCCGGACGGGGCCGCGCAGGTCACCGCGCACGGGTATCCGGTCCTTATCGGGGACTATGCCCGCGCTGGGCTGCTGGGCGACGCCGGGCTGGCCTCGGCCCGCGCGCTGGTGGTTCTCGACGACGTCCCGGAAATGACGGCGCGGGTAATCGGCGTGGCCCGCACCCTGAATCCGGAGCTGACCATCGTGGCGCATACCGACGAACCCGGCGAGATTGCCACCCTGCGCGGCGTGGGGGCCACCCACGTCCTGACGAGTACCGACGCCGTGGCTCGCGGCGTGCTGGGCCTGTGA
- a CDS encoding trimeric intracellular cation channel family protein: MNDTLLTTYTLAEGLHWLDLIGVLAFAMSGALLGVRKRFDLFGVLVLGAVTAVGGGAIRDSLTGQTPPLFLRDETYLWTALLGALLAFAFGERLARFERTLSLFDSAGLALFATSGALGAIKIGLGPLGVVFAGMLSGVGGGIIRDLIANEVPEVMYRRDQLYATAAAAGAGAVWLLAPHFTPFQAQAGGALLVLFLRWVSRRQWVRLPVRRLPE, from the coding sequence GTGAACGACACGTTGCTCACGACCTATACCCTGGCCGAGGGCCTGCACTGGCTGGACCTGATCGGGGTGCTGGCCTTTGCCATGTCGGGAGCACTGCTGGGGGTGCGTAAGCGGTTTGATCTGTTCGGCGTGCTGGTGCTGGGCGCAGTCACGGCGGTGGGCGGCGGCGCCATCCGCGACTCGCTGACCGGGCAAACCCCGCCGCTGTTTCTGCGTGACGAAACCTACCTCTGGACCGCGCTGCTCGGCGCGCTGCTGGCCTTCGCGTTCGGTGAGCGCCTCGCCCGCTTCGAGCGCACACTGAGCCTCTTCGACTCGGCGGGGCTGGCCCTGTTCGCTACGTCGGGCGCCCTGGGGGCCATCAAAATCGGGCTGGGGCCGCTGGGCGTGGTGTTTGCGGGCATGCTCAGTGGGGTGGGCGGCGGCATCATCCGTGACCTGATCGCCAACGAAGTGCCCGAGGTGATGTACCGCCGCGACCAGCTCTACGCCACCGCCGCCGCTGCCGGAGCAGGCGCGGTATGGCTGCTCGCGCCGCATTTCACGCCCTTTCAGGCGCAGGCGGGTGGGGCGCTGCTGGTGCTTTTTCTGCGTTGGGTGTCGCGCCGCCAGTGGGTGCGCTTGCCGGTGCGCCGACTGCCCGAATAG
- the lpdA gene encoding dihydrolipoyl dehydrogenase has protein sequence MTNNFDYDVLVIGAGPGGYHAAIRASQLGLKTACVERGAVGGVCLNIGCIPTKALLHAAETMQASKHAAEFGLTFSGQALDIARLNGWKDSIVKKLTGGVSGLFKANKVTLLTGQASFVDDHTVQVGDKTYTAANIIIATGSDPAKLPGLEVDQQQIVDSTGALVMPDPVPARMLCVGGGVIGFEFAQVYNNLGSQVKIIEFLPSVIPGADADAVKEFSKIMSRQGIEIVTQMKANRAEKKSDGVHVELENVKTGEKTTEVFDRVLVAVGRRPRTDGLNPEQAGVTVTERGFIPADKQQRTNVPHIFSIGDVAGNPMLAHKAMKEGLVAAEVIAGKPAEQDAVAIPGVVYTNPELAWVGLTEAEAQEKGYEVKTGVFPMSASGRAMTLQATEGFVKMVVEKDTDLLLGVHIVAPHASDMLAEAGLALEMAATATDISLTIHAHPTLGESILEAAEASHKQAIHIVNR, from the coding sequence ATGACGAACAACTTTGACTATGACGTGCTGGTCATCGGCGCGGGTCCCGGCGGCTATCACGCGGCCATTCGCGCCTCGCAGCTCGGGCTGAAAACGGCCTGCGTGGAGCGCGGCGCGGTGGGCGGCGTCTGTCTCAATATCGGCTGCATTCCGACCAAGGCGCTGCTACACGCCGCCGAAACCATGCAGGCGAGCAAGCACGCCGCCGAGTTCGGGCTGACCTTCAGCGGGCAGGCCCTTGACATCGCCCGACTCAACGGCTGGAAAGACAGCATCGTGAAGAAGCTGACGGGCGGCGTCTCGGGGCTGTTCAAGGCCAACAAGGTCACGCTGCTCACCGGACAGGCCAGCTTCGTGGACGACCACACCGTGCAGGTGGGCGACAAGACCTACACGGCGGCCAACATCATCATCGCCACCGGCTCCGACCCGGCCAAACTGCCGGGGCTGGAAGTGGACCAGCAGCAGATCGTGGACTCGACCGGCGCGCTGGTCATGCCCGACCCGGTGCCGGCCCGGATGCTGTGCGTGGGCGGCGGCGTGATCGGCTTCGAGTTCGCGCAGGTCTACAACAACCTCGGCAGCCAGGTCAAAATCATCGAGTTTCTGCCCAGCGTGATTCCCGGCGCCGACGCCGACGCGGTCAAGGAATTTTCCAAGATCATGAGCCGGCAGGGCATCGAAATCGTGACCCAGATGAAGGCCAACCGCGCAGAGAAAAAGAGCGACGGCGTGCATGTGGAACTCGAAAACGTGAAGACCGGCGAGAAGACCACCGAAGTCTTTGACCGGGTGCTCGTCGCCGTGGGCCGCCGCCCGCGCACCGACGGCCTGAACCCGGAACAAGCCGGCGTGACCGTGACCGAGCGCGGCTTCATTCCCGCCGACAAGCAGCAGCGCACCAACGTGCCGCACATCTTCTCCATCGGGGACGTGGCCGGCAACCCCATGCTGGCGCACAAGGCGATGAAGGAGGGGCTGGTGGCCGCCGAGGTCATCGCCGGTAAACCCGCCGAGCAGGACGCCGTCGCCATTCCCGGCGTGGTCTACACCAACCCCGAGCTCGCCTGGGTGGGTCTGACCGAAGCCGAGGCGCAGGAGAAGGGCTACGAGGTCAAGACCGGCGTGTTCCCCATGAGCGCCTCAGGCCGCGCCATGACGCTGCAAGCCACCGAAGGCTTTGTCAAGATGGTCGTGGAGAAAGACACCGACCTGCTGCTGGGCGTGCACATCGTGGCGCCGCACGCCTCAGACATGCTCGCCGAAGCGGGGCTGGCGCTCGAAATGGCCGCCACCGCCACCGACATTTCGCTGACCATCCACGCGCACCCCACGCTGGGCGAGTCCATCTTGGAAGCGGCGGAAGCGAGCCACAAGCAGGCGATTCATATCGTGAACCGCTGA